The following DNA comes from Sulfuriferula thiophila.
GGCAGAAGTCGGTATAGTCAATGCCGTCGGCACAGTTGAAGTGCGCACCGTGCGCCTGGCGCACAAACAGCGGGGTCGGTGTGCCCCAGTCGTGCATCCAGTGCAAGGGCACGCCATACAGAAAATGCTGGCTGGACTGTCTGGCCAGTTGCGCTGACGCGGGGTGCAGTTGCAGATAGCGCTGACATTCGGTTTCCAGCAAATTGGCAGCATTGATGCTGAGGTGATCGTTGCGGGTGGTATGCATGTATGACCTTTACTGGCGCCTGACAAATGGCTCCATTGTTTGTGTAAAAGTGGCTCTGGTGATTGGGCCATTATCCAGGTTAGTATCCTACTCAACTTTCGCTCCCTATAGCAAGCGCTCTATGTTTTTTCAGTGCATGCCGTTTCATGACAACCATGCCGAGCAGACCCGCAGTGCTGCGGCAACCCCGGTCTGGACTTGGCTGTGTGGACGCATGGCCGCAACATGAAGGAAAGATATTTATGCTCGCCTGTGAACAAAAACTGATTCAGGATTCCTACTATGCTGACAGCTTTAACCTCCGGCTCAGTTACCCCCGGCTCGAAGGGGAAACGGAAGCGGACGTCTGTGTGGTTGGCGCCGGTCTGGCAGGCCTGTCAGCTGCGATCGAGCTGGCAGATCGCGGTTATTCGGTGGTCGTGCTGGAGGCTGAAACCGTGGGCTGGGGTGCCAGCGGCCGCAATGGCGGGCAGATTATCTCCGGTCTGGCCTGTGATCAATCCGTGATTGAGAAAGCCCTGGGCTTTGATGCCGCGCGCAAGGTCTGGGATGTCACCATCGAGGCGCTCGATCTGGTGCGTGCACGGGTTCAACGCTTCGATATCCAGTGCGATCTGGTGGATGGTTTTCTCGGCGTGGCGGTAGGGGAGCGTAAAGGTTCAGCGTTGCGCGCATGGTACGAGGGCATGGCCAAACGCTACCAATACGACAGCGATACCGAATGGATAGAGCCGCATGCGTTGCATCAGTGGATAGACAGTCCGCGTTTTCACAGTGGCTATCATGATCGCCGTTCCGGACACCTGCATCCGCTCAACTATACGCTTGGATTGGCGCGGGGAGCGCAGGGTCTTGGGGTGCAGATATTTGAACACTCGCCAGTGCAGGCAATGAGCAAAGGTGAACCGGCGCAACTGCAGACGGGCCACGGCAGCGTCAAGGCACGTTTCGTCGTGCTTGCCGGTAACATGTATTTGCCGGAAGTTGCTCCCGGGCTGGCACCGGCATTGGTCAAGCGAATTATGCCGGTAGGCACCTATATCGTCGCTACCGAGCCGCTGGATCCGGCGCTGACTGCCGAACTGATTCCTACTCAATCGGCTGTGTGCGATTCCAATTTCGTACTGGATTATTTCCGTT
Coding sequences within:
- a CDS encoding NAD(P)/FAD-dependent oxidoreductase translates to MLACEQKLIQDSYYADSFNLRLSYPRLEGETEADVCVVGAGLAGLSAAIELADRGYSVVVLEAETVGWGASGRNGGQIISGLACDQSVIEKALGFDAARKVWDVTIEALDLVRARVQRFDIQCDLVDGFLGVAVGERKGSALRAWYEGMAKRYQYDSDTEWIEPHALHQWIDSPRFHSGYHDRRSGHLHPLNYTLGLARGAQGLGVQIFEHSPVQAMSKGEPAQLQTGHGSVKARFVVLAGNMYLPEVAPGLAPALVKRIMPVGTYIVATEPLDPALTAELIPTQSAVCDSNFVLDYFRFSADNRMLFGGRVSYSTMTPPNLKEDMHKRMKRVFPQLASAKVAYSWGGFVDITMNRAPDFGRVAPNVYYLQGFSGHGVALTGMAGKMVAEAIAGQAERLDLMARIPHHDFPGGRVLRTPALVLGMAWYRLRDALG